One part of the Pseudoalteromonas piscicida genome encodes these proteins:
- a CDS encoding LacI family DNA-binding transcriptional regulator, whose translation MSNATVSNAFNRPDQLSKSKREEILKACKELGYFGPNKAAQSLRKGSFNIVALVLPDSVEYMVSDPVASSFMRGVASVLEAQHINLLLFSGTADNVGDIVDFVDGLICYGRPRNPKLIEHLANVSKQVVTVDFDLPSHASINIDNQQAAFDVASKALNDESDVAIFGLRLLDTDLLCRVYEQSLIDLETSIAHQRYSGYLKAIEECGLTLGEDRVWNIPESSERFANIAAKELLNLSPRPNTVLCMSDLIALPLLREAKKLGVKIPQELKVVGFDGVDEALRFSPSLTTIHQNSEEKGREAAKLFLDKSDAKVMLGYTLKMGQSC comes from the coding sequence GTGTCAAATGCAACTGTATCGAATGCTTTTAACAGACCAGATCAACTTTCTAAATCCAAACGAGAAGAAATTTTAAAAGCCTGTAAAGAATTGGGTTATTTTGGACCTAACAAGGCAGCCCAATCGCTGCGTAAGGGCTCGTTTAACATTGTCGCGCTGGTACTACCCGATAGCGTTGAATATATGGTATCAGATCCCGTTGCAAGTAGCTTTATGCGAGGAGTTGCAAGCGTTTTAGAAGCTCAGCATATTAACCTACTACTGTTCTCAGGCACCGCAGATAATGTCGGAGACATTGTCGATTTCGTCGACGGCTTAATTTGTTATGGCCGCCCGCGTAATCCCAAGTTAATTGAGCATCTTGCGAATGTTAGCAAACAGGTTGTGACGGTTGACTTTGATTTGCCCTCGCATGCCAGTATTAATATAGACAACCAACAAGCCGCCTTTGACGTAGCGAGTAAAGCACTAAACGACGAAAGTGATGTTGCTATTTTTGGTTTGAGATTATTAGACACTGATTTGCTCTGCCGCGTATACGAGCAAAGCCTAATAGACTTAGAGACTTCTATTGCGCATCAGCGCTATAGCGGATATCTCAAAGCCATTGAAGAGTGTGGGTTAACACTTGGCGAAGACAGAGTATGGAATATTCCTGAAAGCAGCGAAAGGTTTGCAAATATCGCAGCAAAAGAACTACTTAACCTCTCACCAAGGCCTAATACCGTACTGTGTATGAGTGACTTAATTGCACTACCGCTGTTAAGAGAAGCCAAAAAACTTGGTGTAAAGATACCGCAGGAGCTTAAAGTCGTTGGTTTTGATGGCGTTGATGAAGCGCTACGCTTTAGCCCCAGCCTAACTACCATTCATCAAAATAGTGAAGAAAAAGGCCGAGAAGCAGCCAAACTCTTCTTAGATAAAAGCGATGCTAAAGTAATGCTTGGCTATACCTTAAAAATGGGGCAAAGCTGTTAA
- a CDS encoding sulfite exporter TauE/SafE family protein produces the protein MTEPIQLAVIALVVLLSGISKSGFAGALGAFSVPILMMVLNPRDAIALMLPLLIVADVFSLKSYWRLWNVSELKRLLPGTLVGIALATLFLQGVSEFWLTVVIAAMSIVFALKSLLIKNTPESVGHLRLLAASTSTAAGISTTLIHAGGPPLMVYFNARKLEPTAYIATVSVLFALMNVIKLATFSATGLLQWQHVLLAICFTPLALLGNRLGVHLAKRLPKKQFLLVMNGLLLMLGLVLIGKLL, from the coding sequence ATGACAGAACCAATTCAACTTGCAGTAATTGCCCTTGTCGTTCTGCTAAGTGGTATTTCAAAGTCTGGCTTCGCAGGTGCGTTAGGGGCGTTTTCTGTTCCAATTTTGATGATGGTGTTGAACCCAAGGGATGCCATTGCGTTGATGCTTCCGCTACTTATCGTCGCGGATGTTTTTAGCCTGAAGAGCTATTGGCGCTTATGGAATGTGTCAGAATTAAAGCGGCTATTGCCAGGTACACTAGTCGGGATAGCCTTAGCAACGCTTTTTCTTCAAGGTGTCAGTGAGTTTTGGCTGACGGTTGTGATTGCAGCGATGAGTATAGTATTTGCGCTTAAAAGCTTACTGATTAAAAATACACCTGAAAGTGTTGGGCACTTAAGGTTACTGGCCGCGAGCACCTCTACCGCAGCTGGTATCTCCACGACCTTAATTCATGCAGGCGGCCCACCACTCATGGTGTATTTTAACGCTCGAAAATTAGAGCCAACGGCTTATATCGCGACGGTTTCGGTACTATTTGCGCTGATGAATGTGATTAAGTTGGCGACCTTCTCTGCAACTGGGTTGTTACAGTGGCAACATGTGCTGCTTGCTATCTGTTTTACACCTTTAGCGTTGCTTGGTAATAGGCTCGGTGTGCACCTTGCGAAACGCTTACCTAAAAAGCAATTTTTGCTGGTGATGAATGGACTACTGCTCATGCTTGGACTGGTATTAATTGGTAAATTGTTGTGA
- a CDS encoding pirin family protein has protein sequence MRYIRKAQDRGKADFGWLQSQHSFSFGRYYDPAHMGFGNLRVINDDTVLGGHGFDTHGHRDMEIISYVIGGELAHQDSMGNQFTVAAGEVQRMSAGSGILHSEYNASKTAPAHFLQIWIEPKLKGIMPSYEQIQIKQSSALTPIVTPTGVEGTLSINAEAEIYRLQLHQGQQIELNAHAQKAYLHIVGGEATLDGEGFQQGDGIGLIAGDNMQVTAVTDVEALWFLLLN, from the coding sequence ATGCGATATATTCGAAAAGCACAAGATAGAGGTAAAGCAGATTTTGGTTGGTTGCAAAGCCAACATAGTTTCTCATTTGGTCGATATTATGATCCCGCCCACATGGGATTTGGTAATCTTAGGGTGATCAATGATGACACGGTGCTTGGTGGTCATGGCTTTGATACTCATGGTCACCGAGATATGGAAATTATTTCCTATGTCATTGGCGGTGAATTAGCACATCAAGATAGTATGGGTAATCAGTTTACTGTGGCGGCAGGTGAAGTTCAGAGAATGAGCGCAGGTAGTGGCATTCTTCATTCAGAATATAATGCTTCAAAGACAGCGCCTGCACACTTTTTACAAATTTGGATAGAGCCAAAGCTTAAAGGCATAATGCCAAGTTATGAACAAATTCAAATTAAACAAAGTAGCGCACTTACGCCCATTGTTACGCCTACAGGCGTGGAGGGCACTCTGAGTATCAATGCTGAAGCTGAAATATACCGCTTGCAGCTACATCAAGGTCAACAGATTGAGCTGAATGCGCACGCGCAAAAAGCCTATTTGCACATTGTTGGCGGCGAAGCGACGCTTGATGGTGAGGGGTTTCAGCAAGGCGATGGCATCGGTCTGATTGCTGGTGACAACATGCAGGTTACCGCAGTAACAGATGTTGAAGCGCTGTGGTTTTTATTACTTAACTAA
- a CDS encoding monovalent cation:proton antiporter-2 (CPA2) family protein, giving the protein MLLLATIYLAAAILAVPIAKRLGLGSVLGYLLAGILIGPHLLHLVGEQTDVMHFAEFGVVMMLFLVGLELQPKRLWTMRRSIVGLGGLQVVITTAVLYFAIDLALDFLWQQSLAIALMLALSSTAIALQTLNEKGLIKQSGGQNAFSVLLFQDIAVIPILAIMPLLAFSDLAVSDGHGNLLHAFPTYLQVAISVFVILAIIAAGHYVAAPLFRYIASTRMRELFTVVALFIVIATALLMQSIGLSPALGTFLAGVVLAESEFRHELEADIEPFKGLLLGLFFMTVGASIDFSLLAQKWLFILASVVLLMGLKAVILYLLATVFSLHKRATWLFTAALCQGGEFAFVLLSVTGSLAILTPDQVALVTLVVAVSMLGSPLIFILYDKIVERQANTTQEQDSLETMEATQNVIVVGYGRFGQVIGRLLHAQGYHLSILDHSPSQIELLRRFGNQVFYGDGARLDLLEAAGAHEAQMLVVAIDEPDKTLKIVRLAQQHFPNLKLVVRATDRRHAYQLIKLGVTAFERETFVSAVKLGEQALKLLGHSEEDVARAGYLFTKHDVESMHMLADVWGDDESYGIAIRQRMADLKQVLQADEKAQEDLNTCHGENCEDKPPAIKQ; this is encoded by the coding sequence ATGTTACTGCTCGCGACTATCTATTTGGCTGCTGCGATATTGGCGGTGCCAATCGCTAAACGGCTAGGGCTCGGCTCTGTGCTTGGATATTTATTGGCAGGGATCCTAATTGGTCCTCATCTTCTTCATCTTGTGGGAGAGCAAACTGACGTCATGCACTTTGCCGAGTTTGGCGTGGTGATGATGCTATTCTTAGTCGGGCTTGAGTTACAACCCAAAAGGCTCTGGACGATGCGCCGCTCTATAGTTGGTCTCGGTGGCTTACAAGTGGTTATCACAACGGCTGTACTCTATTTCGCGATTGATTTAGCGCTTGACTTTTTGTGGCAGCAATCATTAGCTATTGCGTTAATGTTGGCACTGTCTTCTACCGCCATTGCACTGCAAACCTTAAATGAAAAAGGCTTGATTAAACAATCTGGCGGTCAAAATGCGTTTTCGGTGTTGTTATTTCAAGATATAGCCGTGATCCCCATTCTCGCGATTATGCCGTTGTTAGCATTTAGTGATTTGGCTGTGAGTGATGGCCACGGCAATTTGTTACATGCTTTCCCGACTTACCTCCAAGTGGCTATTTCTGTTTTTGTGATTTTGGCTATCATCGCCGCTGGGCATTATGTCGCCGCGCCGTTATTTAGATATATTGCCAGCACTCGAATGCGCGAGCTATTTACCGTAGTGGCGCTATTTATCGTTATCGCCACCGCGTTATTGATGCAAAGCATTGGTTTATCCCCAGCGCTTGGAACATTTCTCGCGGGTGTTGTTCTCGCGGAAAGTGAATTTCGCCATGAATTAGAAGCCGATATTGAACCGTTTAAAGGGTTACTTCTTGGCCTCTTTTTCATGACAGTCGGCGCATCAATCGACTTTTCCTTATTGGCACAAAAATGGTTATTTATTTTAGCGTCAGTGGTGCTATTAATGGGGTTAAAGGCGGTTATTTTATATTTGTTGGCAACGGTGTTTTCACTGCATAAGCGAGCGACATGGTTATTTACCGCAGCCCTGTGTCAAGGCGGGGAGTTTGCGTTTGTACTACTTTCTGTTACTGGCAGTTTAGCAATCTTAACTCCAGATCAAGTCGCGTTAGTTACACTGGTTGTTGCGGTATCTATGCTCGGATCACCCCTCATTTTTATTCTTTATGACAAAATAGTTGAACGTCAGGCCAATACTACTCAAGAACAAGATAGCTTAGAGACGATGGAAGCGACACAAAACGTTATTGTGGTCGGCTACGGGCGTTTTGGCCAAGTGATAGGGCGCTTGCTCCATGCTCAGGGTTATCATTTATCGATCTTGGATCACAGCCCAAGTCAAATTGAATTACTCCGTCGCTTTGGCAATCAAGTGTTTTATGGCGATGGTGCACGATTAGATTTGCTCGAAGCCGCAGGGGCTCACGAAGCGCAAATGCTGGTCGTAGCGATTGATGAACCAGATAAAACCCTCAAAATCGTCAGGTTAGCGCAACAACACTTCCCTAATCTAAAACTTGTTGTCCGTGCGACCGACCGTCGTCATGCCTACCAACTAATAAAATTGGGTGTCACTGCCTTTGAGCGAGAAACTTTTGTCTCTGCTGTGAAGCTAGGTGAGCAGGCGCTTAAGTTATTGGGCCATAGTGAAGAAGATGTCGCACGAGCGGGTTACCTCTTTACCAAACACGATGTTGAATCTATGCACATGCTCGCCGATGTGTGGGGAGACGATGAAAGCTATGGTATTGCGATCCGTCAGCGTATGGCTGACCTCAAACAGGTACTTCAGGCGGACGAAAAAGCGCAAGAAGATCTTAATACCTGCCATGGTGAAAATTGTGAAGATAAACCACCAGCCATAAAACAATAA
- a CDS encoding hemerythrin domain-containing protein yields the protein MEIFNAIKQDHDHQRALLNMLADTSGDSKVREKYYKELKDALEAHAIAEERYFYAPLMDSDMTIEDSRHGIAEHHEIDELIEALDNTEFSDPSWLTKLKKLKDKVEHHLADEEQAFFQRAGKVLDKSEKSQLADEYQKEMEEQL from the coding sequence ATGGAAATTTTTAATGCAATAAAGCAAGATCACGATCATCAACGCGCCCTATTGAATATGTTGGCAGACACGTCTGGTGATTCAAAGGTCCGCGAAAAATACTATAAAGAGTTGAAAGACGCGCTAGAAGCGCATGCCATCGCAGAAGAAAGGTACTTTTACGCCCCTCTCATGGACAGCGATATGACGATCGAAGACTCTCGCCACGGTATCGCGGAGCACCATGAAATTGATGAGTTAATTGAGGCACTGGATAATACGGAGTTTTCCGACCCTAGTTGGCTTACTAAATTGAAAAAGCTCAAAGACAAAGTTGAGCATCACTTGGCCGACGAAGAGCAAGCGTTTTTCCAGCGTGCGGGTAAGGTACTTGATAAAAGTGAAAAGTCGCAACTTGCAGATGAGTATCAAAAAGAGATGGAAGAGCAGTTATAG
- a CDS encoding LysR family transcriptional regulator, whose translation MLRVTLEQWRMFRAVVEYGGFNQAAKEVHKSQSSIHTAVHKIEKGLGVKLFRVEGRRTLLTEAGEMMLRRANYLLEEAAKVEAVGQTLGEGVESQLRIAVDEIFPQQVLYKVLENTSAQYPLLRVELVESVLTGASELLQNTDVDIAISPVTLQDGFSEELCQIEFVAVANPNHALHQFGRALTFEDLKSHRQIVVRDSAISRKKDEGWLGAHQRWTVSHMTTSIDMIAQGLGFAWLPIPAIKTQLDSGVLKPLPLSQHSQRKAQLHLIFKDGDRLGPAARAFIGELRYRCMQLEDSVE comes from the coding sequence ATGTTGAGAGTGACATTAGAACAGTGGCGGATGTTTAGAGCCGTTGTTGAATATGGTGGCTTTAATCAAGCTGCTAAAGAAGTACATAAAAGCCAGTCAAGTATCCACACTGCGGTCCATAAAATTGAGAAAGGTCTTGGTGTTAAGCTTTTTAGAGTCGAAGGGCGAAGAACCCTGTTAACCGAAGCGGGCGAAATGATGCTGCGCCGTGCCAATTATCTCTTGGAAGAAGCGGCAAAAGTGGAAGCGGTAGGGCAGACGCTGGGCGAGGGGGTCGAGAGTCAATTGCGTATAGCGGTCGATGAAATTTTCCCACAGCAGGTACTATATAAGGTGCTAGAAAATACATCTGCACAATACCCTTTATTGCGTGTTGAGCTGGTTGAGTCAGTATTAACAGGCGCATCTGAACTTTTGCAAAATACTGACGTAGACATCGCTATCTCGCCGGTGACTTTACAAGACGGGTTCAGTGAAGAATTGTGCCAAATTGAGTTTGTTGCAGTGGCAAATCCCAATCACGCATTACATCAATTTGGTCGCGCGCTTACATTCGAAGACTTAAAATCCCATCGCCAAATCGTAGTGAGAGACTCTGCAATCTCACGTAAAAAAGATGAAGGTTGGTTGGGGGCGCATCAACGTTGGACGGTGAGCCATATGACAACCTCGATAGATATGATAGCGCAAGGCTTAGGATTTGCTTGGTTACCTATTCCGGCTATCAAAACGCAACTAGATTCTGGCGTCTTGAAACCACTACCACTATCGCAACATAGTCAGCGTAAAGCACAGCTTCATCTTATTTTTAAAGATGGTGACAGGCTTGGGCCCGCAGCGCGCGCATTTATTGGTGAGTTAAGATATCGGTGCATGCAGCTGGAAGATTCTGTTGAGTAG
- a CDS encoding M28 family metallopeptidase, protein MKLTTPMLLSIACLSGFSEASEEVWVTMDAKSSQHFQVHNSIRGTHFEQLSLPNSEVKALKVPANLHSHLSAFMHDEYHRCGGFVAHDSLEQAQSYLAQLESVNPSATLVNYSIDNPTRVNSLISKVSTVNLDSSVNSLTSFYNRYYTSQTGIDAAAWVKQTWSDIAASRSDISVEYFSHSWAQSSVIVTIPGSELSDEIVIIGGHLDSINQSNSSGLAPGADDNASGIAVLTEALSAIVEDGYQPQRTIQIMGFAAEEVGLRGSKAIAQSYSSQGKNVVGMTQFDMTGRNGSSADIVMMTDYTNSAQNQFLGQLIETYLPNLSYAYDQCGYGCSDHASWYQQGFPASMPFESRMSEINRKIHTTNDTEFDSTHAQKFAKLALAFVAELGKNAGDTPPPPPNNELENGVAKTGISGASKSQQFFTMEVPQGATNLSFTTSGGTGDADLYVRYGSKPTLNTHDCKSTNSSSNEQCNISAVQTGTYYVMVEAWNAISGVSLVGQYDTSSGNTPIDETINNISVASGQWQYFSQALTAGYQTLTITTSGGTGDADLYVNFGTQPNTSTYQCRPYKNGNNEVCTISNPQAGTWHIGLQGYQVASNVTLNINAN, encoded by the coding sequence ATGAAATTAACTACACCTATGCTACTGAGCATTGCCTGTTTGAGTGGCTTTTCTGAAGCGTCTGAAGAGGTTTGGGTGACGATGGATGCGAAGTCTAGTCAGCATTTCCAAGTCCATAATTCTATTCGCGGTACTCATTTCGAGCAGCTTTCTTTACCAAACAGTGAAGTCAAAGCGTTAAAAGTACCTGCAAACTTACACTCACACCTGAGTGCATTTATGCACGACGAATATCACCGCTGTGGTGGTTTTGTCGCCCATGACTCCTTAGAGCAGGCGCAAAGCTATCTTGCACAGTTAGAAAGCGTAAACCCAAGTGCGACGCTGGTTAACTACAGCATTGATAACCCCACTCGGGTTAACAGCTTAATCTCAAAAGTCAGTACAGTGAACTTGGACAGCAGCGTCAACTCGCTAACCAGTTTTTATAACCGCTATTATACCTCGCAAACAGGCATTGATGCTGCTGCATGGGTCAAGCAAACATGGAGTGATATTGCAGCAAGTCGCTCAGATATTAGTGTTGAATATTTTAGCCATTCTTGGGCTCAATCTTCAGTGATTGTCACCATTCCAGGTAGTGAACTGAGTGATGAAATCGTTATTATCGGCGGGCATCTTGATTCAATTAACCAATCTAACTCGAGTGGGCTTGCGCCGGGTGCGGATGATAATGCCTCTGGGATAGCTGTGCTTACCGAAGCGCTAAGCGCTATTGTTGAAGATGGTTATCAGCCTCAGCGGACAATCCAAATCATGGGCTTTGCGGCAGAAGAAGTTGGGCTTCGAGGTTCTAAAGCTATCGCGCAGTCGTACAGCTCTCAGGGAAAAAACGTAGTCGGTATGACACAATTTGATATGACTGGCCGCAATGGCAGTAGTGCGGATATTGTGATGATGACAGACTATACAAACAGCGCACAGAATCAGTTCTTAGGCCAATTAATAGAAACTTATTTGCCAAACCTAAGCTATGCTTATGACCAATGCGGTTATGGTTGTTCTGACCATGCATCTTGGTATCAGCAAGGGTTCCCAGCTTCTATGCCATTTGAATCAAGAATGTCCGAGATCAACAGAAAAATTCATACCACCAACGATACCGAATTTGATTCAACACATGCACAAAAATTTGCAAAACTCGCGCTGGCGTTTGTTGCTGAGCTTGGCAAAAATGCGGGTGATACACCTCCGCCACCGCCAAACAATGAGCTTGAAAATGGCGTGGCTAAAACGGGGATTTCTGGCGCTTCTAAAAGCCAACAGTTTTTCACCATGGAAGTACCACAAGGTGCAACTAATTTAAGTTTTACCACGTCAGGTGGTACTGGTGATGCCGATCTCTACGTTCGCTATGGCTCCAAACCTACTTTGAACACTCATGACTGCAAAAGCACTAACTCGTCTAGTAACGAGCAATGCAATATTTCCGCTGTGCAAACTGGCACGTATTACGTGATGGTAGAAGCATGGAACGCGATTTCGGGGGTCAGTTTGGTAGGGCAATACGATACCTCAAGTGGCAATACGCCTATTGACGAAACTATCAATAATATTTCTGTCGCCAGCGGACAGTGGCAGTATTTTAGTCAAGCACTAACCGCGGGATACCAAACCCTGACAATTACGACGTCGGGAGGCACGGGAGATGCGGATCTTTATGTTAATTTTGGCACGCAACCAAATACCAGCACCTACCAATGTCGGCCATACAAAAATGGCAATAATGAGGTATGTACAATCTCCAATCCTCAGGCTGGCACTTGGCATATCGGCCTGCAAGGTTACCAAGTAGCAAGCAATGTAACGCTAAATATTAACGCGAATTAA
- a CDS encoding GNAT family N-acetyltransferase — protein MITTDTPLILRHLDTIHALISNSYWAKQMPKVLLEKAIQNSLSFMYLDDKGEFQGFCRVITDYATFAYLADVIVEESARGKGVDKAIVQAVVDHPELQGLRRFMLATFDAHTLYEKFGFAAVPDPSILMQISHPTIYSDLQN, from the coding sequence ATGATAACCACTGATACTCCTCTAATTTTACGCCATCTTGATACTATCCATGCGCTGATCTCTAATTCTTATTGGGCAAAACAAATGCCTAAAGTATTGCTAGAAAAAGCCATTCAAAATAGTCTGAGCTTCATGTATTTGGATGATAAAGGCGAGTTTCAGGGTTTTTGTCGCGTGATAACCGACTATGCCACCTTTGCCTATCTTGCCGACGTGATAGTTGAGGAAAGTGCCAGAGGTAAAGGGGTAGACAAAGCGATTGTTCAAGCCGTGGTTGACCATCCAGAGCTACAAGGCTTAAGGCGCTTTATGCTGGCAACTTTTGATGCGCATACTCTATATGAAAAATTCGGCTTTGCAGCGGTGCCAGATCCAAGTATTTTGATGCAGATCAGCCATCCTACAATATATTCGGATTTACAAAATTAA
- a CDS encoding FeoA family protein yields the protein MTLDKLSKNSAATITSLTHPDTALLSRIMALGIIPGEQIEVINVAPLGCPMQVKIGDTFVSVRKADAQFVEIEVL from the coding sequence ATGACATTAGATAAACTTTCCAAAAATAGCGCAGCGACCATCACTTCTCTTACCCATCCAGATACTGCGTTACTGAGTCGAATAATGGCACTTGGAATTATTCCTGGTGAGCAAATAGAAGTCATTAACGTCGCCCCACTTGGATGCCCGATGCAAGTGAAAATTGGCGACACCTTTGTGAGCGTGCGTAAGGCCGATGCACAGTTCGTTGAAATTGAAGTTTTATAA
- the feoB gene encoding ferrous iron transport protein B — protein sequence MKIALVGNPNCGKTTLFNRLTGSKQKVGSWPGVTVEKKFGYFALENTNVELVDLPGLYSMEQIEPSQDEQIACDFLKQNEADVIINIVDAANLQRNLVLTSQLKELGKPILVVANMVDVATQRGRKLDLKRLSEQLGLPVVPFHGAKGTGQEALLEQLAQITRFPKAPVMENTESTSSDPLEKAVARHRAVKKLADGVSIITPKRADTTETLDKIVLNRWLGVPIFLAMMYLMFTIAVNVGAVFIDFFDIAVGALLIDGVKILLTDIGAPQWLGVLLADGFGAGIQLVATFIPVIAVLYLCLSILEDSGYLSRAAFVIDRLMSSIGLPGNAFVPLIVGFGCNVPAVMASRTMGRESDRLLTIIMAPFMSCGARLTVYALFAAAFFPTNGANVVFGLYLLGIVVAVGSGFLFRKQVFKTQKLPSFTEMPAYHMPIWRNIFITTWQRLSGFIKRAGKTIVMVVILLSALNSIGTDGSFGNENTDRSLLAKAAQVVTPIFEPIGLKEENWPATVGVVTGMFAKEAIVGTLDALYTGVEEEGGEFSLLASLKEALMTIVDNSKDLIANLGDPLGLNELESGAESGTALLTAMAAKFNGQIGAFSYLVFILLYTPCVAVLGAIKRESGGKWMWLVIGWTTSIAYIMATLVYQASQLNTSPTSASLWIIAMLLFGFAWWKGLSRLGNKLNQPPTYQINLG from the coding sequence ATGAAAATTGCGTTAGTGGGCAACCCGAACTGCGGGAAAACCACATTATTTAACCGCCTGACCGGCTCTAAACAAAAAGTAGGGAGCTGGCCAGGGGTAACTGTCGAGAAAAAATTCGGCTATTTTGCTTTAGAAAACACAAACGTAGAATTGGTAGATTTGCCCGGGCTCTATAGCATGGAACAAATTGAACCAAGCCAAGATGAGCAAATCGCGTGTGACTTCCTAAAGCAAAATGAAGCTGACGTCATCATTAACATCGTGGATGCCGCAAACTTACAGCGAAATCTAGTATTAACTTCCCAGCTGAAAGAATTAGGCAAACCTATTCTCGTTGTTGCAAATATGGTTGATGTCGCAACACAGCGTGGGAGAAAGTTAGATTTAAAAAGACTCTCTGAACAGTTAGGGTTACCTGTAGTGCCATTCCACGGTGCTAAAGGTACAGGGCAAGAAGCGTTGTTGGAACAACTCGCACAGATCACTCGGTTTCCAAAAGCACCTGTGATGGAAAACACCGAAAGCACTAGCAGCGATCCACTCGAAAAAGCGGTTGCTCGTCACCGAGCAGTGAAAAAGTTGGCTGATGGCGTAAGTATCATTACGCCAAAACGTGCAGATACGACAGAAACGCTTGATAAAATCGTGCTCAACCGCTGGCTTGGTGTACCTATTTTCTTAGCCATGATGTATTTAATGTTTACCATTGCGGTGAATGTTGGTGCTGTATTTATCGACTTTTTTGACATCGCCGTGGGCGCCTTACTTATCGATGGTGTAAAAATCTTGCTAACAGATATTGGCGCACCTCAATGGCTGGGTGTGTTATTGGCTGATGGTTTTGGTGCGGGTATTCAATTAGTGGCGACCTTCATCCCTGTTATTGCGGTGCTATATCTGTGCTTATCCATTTTGGAAGATAGTGGTTATCTTTCTCGGGCCGCGTTTGTTATTGACCGTTTGATGTCATCCATTGGTCTACCGGGCAATGCTTTTGTACCTTTGATCGTTGGATTCGGCTGTAATGTGCCTGCGGTTATGGCGTCAAGAACGATGGGTCGAGAGTCAGATAGATTACTGACGATTATTATGGCGCCATTTATGTCCTGCGGTGCACGTTTGACGGTATATGCGTTATTTGCAGCGGCTTTCTTTCCAACGAACGGAGCCAATGTTGTTTTTGGTCTGTATTTGCTTGGCATAGTGGTTGCGGTAGGTTCTGGCTTTTTATTTAGAAAGCAAGTATTCAAAACGCAAAAATTACCCTCATTTACCGAGATGCCAGCGTATCATATGCCAATTTGGCGCAATATATTCATTACCACTTGGCAGCGTCTGAGCGGCTTTATCAAACGTGCTGGCAAAACAATTGTCATGGTGGTTATTTTACTCAGTGCATTAAACTCGATTGGTACCGATGGCTCGTTTGGCAATGAGAATACAGATAGGTCACTTTTGGCGAAGGCTGCACAAGTGGTCACGCCAATCTTCGAGCCAATTGGGTTAAAAGAGGAAAACTGGCCTGCTACGGTTGGTGTTGTGACTGGTATGTTTGCCAAAGAAGCTATTGTCGGTACTTTAGATGCGCTTTATACCGGTGTCGAAGAAGAAGGTGGAGAGTTTTCATTGTTGGCTTCGTTAAAAGAAGCGTTGATGACCATAGTAGACAATAGTAAAGATCTTATCGCAAACCTTGGTGATCCATTAGGACTTAACGAATTAGAGTCAGGCGCTGAAAGTGGCACTGCGCTACTTACTGCAATGGCCGCGAAATTTAATGGTCAAATCGGTGCATTTAGTTATCTTGTCTTTATCTTACTTTATACGCCTTGTGTAGCGGTATTAGGTGCAATTAAACGTGAATCTGGCGGTAAGTGGATGTGGCTAGTGATTGGCTGGACGACCTCAATTGCTTATATCATGGCGACTTTAGTTTACCAAGCTAGTCAGTTAAACACCTCGCCAACGAGTGCTTCGCTTTGGATTATAGCGATGTTGTTGTTTGGATTTGCATGGTGGAAAGGATTATCCCGACTGGGTAATAAACTTAACCAACCACCAACCTATCAAATAAACTTAGGTTAG